A genomic region of Methanosarcina thermophila TM-1 contains the following coding sequences:
- a CDS encoding tetratricopeptide repeat protein — MIYRKQPLNSPEWDPPAPSTVYIKIKNIPYETFKIRLNEGLVTTELEQIRYRLERRIYCCGICSKHVNGYCVIRNRKVKPEWICKAFMPKEEFIYLDVRPGSEESPDFRYLSETRLWKNRPEDETPGESCQERTESLYEEGVALYRQGRLRLALEAFDTILSENPRHFPALFHKGNTLLKLKRYEEALETFERASLINPNHPGLWTNKGFVFLKLERFRQALDAFEKSILLNPVQKNALEGKDAVLARMRQCEEELRESEKALEKNPEDAGIWFEKGKLHLKLGELEKSGEAFEKALEEKPGNAEAWHLRGKVLFETGSEKAALHAFEKATRQKPDFPDAWYEKGRVFLKLDNPKGAENAFKIAAALWESKGAKAKAETARTKAKSLALGKDEFSRN, encoded by the coding sequence ATGATTTACAGAAAACAACCCTTAAATTCCCCCGAATGGGACCCCCCTGCCCCTTCAACAGTCTATATCAAAATAAAAAATATTCCATACGAGACATTTAAAATACGGCTTAACGAGGGGCTGGTTACTACGGAGCTTGAACAGATCAGGTATCGGCTGGAAAGGCGAATTTACTGCTGTGGGATCTGTTCCAAGCATGTTAACGGATACTGTGTTATTAGAAACAGGAAAGTTAAGCCTGAATGGATTTGCAAGGCTTTTATGCCGAAAGAGGAATTTATATACCTTGATGTCAGGCCTGGCTCTGAAGAATCACCAGATTTCAGGTACCTTTCGGAAACCAGGCTTTGGAAAAATCGCCCTGAAGACGAAACTCCGGGAGAAAGCTGCCAGGAACGCACAGAAAGTCTCTATGAGGAAGGAGTGGCTCTTTACAGGCAGGGCAGGCTCAGGCTCGCACTTGAGGCTTTCGATACGATTCTTTCCGAAAATCCCAGGCATTTTCCAGCCCTTTTTCATAAAGGAAATACCCTGTTGAAACTCAAACGCTATGAAGAAGCTCTTGAGACATTTGAAAGAGCTTCACTGATAAATCCGAATCATCCGGGTCTCTGGACCAATAAGGGATTTGTATTCTTGAAGCTCGAGCGTTTCAGGCAGGCACTTGATGCTTTCGAGAAATCTATCCTCCTGAATCCGGTACAGAAAAACGCCTTGGAAGGAAAAGACGCCGTGCTTGCCCGGATGCGCCAGTGTGAAGAAGAGTTAAGAGAATCTGAAAAAGCTCTGGAAAAGAATCCTGAGGATGCAGGCATCTGGTTCGAGAAAGGCAAACTGCATTTAAAGCTCGGAGAGCTTGAGAAATCCGGGGAGGCTTTTGAGAAAGCTCTTGAAGAGAAGCCCGGGAATGCAGAAGCCTGGCATCTCAGGGGAAAAGTACTTTTCGAGACCGGCTCGGAAAAAGCAGCCCTGCACGCATTTGAAAAAGCAACCCGACAGAAACCGGATTTTCCAGACGCCTGGTATGAAAAAGGAAGGGTTTTTCTGAAGCTTGATAACCCGAAGGGTGCGGAAAACGCTTTTAAGATCGCAGCTGCTCTGTGGGAGAGCAAGGGAGCCAAAGCAAAGGCTGAAACAGCCCGCACGAAGGCTAAAAGCCTGGCTTTGGGGAAAGATGAATTTTCCAGGAATTGA
- the glgP gene encoding alpha-glucan family phosphorylase translates to MDDLQGVLKGQKIAYFSMEIGLSSEIPTYAGGLGVLAGDTIRSAADLNIPLVAVTLVSNKGYFRQILDPFGNQIEHTEEWNPARFMTLLAEEVSVKIQNRDVKIRAWLYNYKSLTGGCVPIIFLDTDVEGNEWEDRRITDFLYGGDQRYRLKQEIVLGIGGVRMLEALGFTIRKYHMNEGHSSLLALELLKRNGTDPVKVKELCIFTTHTPVEAGHDKFDYGLVEELIQDKNDVDTLRRFGGADRFNTSLFALNLSNYINGVTKRHSCVSKELFPGYQIQAITNGIHSYTWTSPYFRKLYDHYLPGWANEPELLVRVDGIPDNEIWEAHRNAKKALIDEVNRRTGVGMDYEALTIGFARRMTAYKRPTLVLSDLDMLRKINRRGRIQLIFSGKAHPHDEAGKQIIREIFKSMEILREDIKIAFLENYDMDLAAKMVSGVDLWLNTPTRPYEASGTSGMKAAHNGVVNFSVLDGWWIEGWIEGVTGWAMGPQPDEKLSEEEARAAELSDLYSKLYYIIVPMYYERRDDWVQLMNNSIAMIAYYFNSHRMMRRYVTHAYL, encoded by the coding sequence ATGGATGACCTTCAAGGAGTATTGAAAGGACAGAAGATTGCTTATTTTTCTATGGAAATCGGGCTTAGCAGTGAAATTCCGACTTATGCGGGTGGATTAGGTGTACTTGCAGGAGATACAATTCGCTCGGCTGCAGACCTGAACATTCCGCTGGTAGCAGTAACGCTGGTTAGCAATAAAGGCTATTTCAGGCAGATTCTTGATCCATTTGGAAATCAGATAGAACATACTGAAGAGTGGAACCCTGCCCGTTTTATGACGCTTCTAGCAGAAGAGGTAAGCGTTAAAATCCAGAATCGGGATGTTAAAATTAGAGCCTGGCTGTATAATTACAAAAGCCTTACAGGAGGCTGTGTACCCATAATATTCCTTGATACTGATGTCGAGGGAAACGAATGGGAAGACCGCAGAATTACGGACTTTCTCTATGGGGGAGACCAGCGCTACAGGCTGAAGCAAGAAATAGTACTCGGTATAGGGGGAGTGCGGATGCTTGAAGCCCTGGGTTTCACAATCCGGAAGTACCATATGAATGAAGGACATTCTAGCTTGCTTGCTCTGGAACTCCTGAAGCGCAACGGCACAGATCCTGTGAAGGTTAAAGAACTCTGCATTTTTACCACGCATACCCCTGTAGAAGCCGGGCACGATAAATTTGATTACGGGCTTGTCGAGGAACTTATTCAAGATAAAAATGATGTGGATACCCTCAGAAGATTTGGAGGAGCAGATCGTTTCAACACAAGTCTTTTTGCTCTTAACCTCTCGAACTACATCAATGGAGTTACAAAGAGGCACAGCTGTGTCTCAAAAGAACTCTTCCCTGGCTACCAGATACAGGCGATTACAAACGGCATCCACTCATATACCTGGACTTCTCCTTATTTCAGGAAATTGTATGACCACTACCTGCCCGGTTGGGCAAATGAGCCTGAACTTCTGGTGAGAGTAGACGGAATCCCAGACAATGAGATATGGGAAGCTCACCGGAATGCAAAAAAAGCCCTCATTGATGAGGTTAACCGGAGGACAGGCGTGGGTATGGACTATGAAGCTCTGACGATTGGCTTTGCACGGCGCATGACCGCATATAAGCGTCCGACCCTTGTTCTATCCGATCTTGATATGCTCAGAAAAATAAACCGGCGAGGAAGGATTCAGCTTATTTTTTCAGGAAAAGCTCATCCTCATGACGAGGCAGGGAAGCAGATTATCCGCGAGATCTTCAAAAGCATGGAAATTCTGAGGGAAGACATAAAAATTGCTTTTCTAGAAAATTACGATATGGATCTTGCCGCAAAAATGGTTTCTGGAGTCGATCTCTGGCTGAACACCCCAACCCGCCCCTACGAAGCCTCCGGCACAAGTGGTATGAAGGCTGCCCATAATGGTGTTGTAAATTTCAGTGTACTTGACGGCTGGTGGATAGAAGGCTGGATAGAAGGTGTGACAGGCTGGGCAATGGGCCCGCAGCCTGATGAAAAGCTTTCCGAAGAAGAAGCAAGAGCAGCCGAACTTAGCGATCTTTACAGTAAGCTGTATTACATCATAGTTCCAATGTATTACGAACGCAGGGACGATTGGGTTCAACTAATGAATAATTCCATAGCCATGATAGCTTATTATTTCAATAGCCACAGGATGATGCGGCGCTATGTGACACATGCATATTTGTAA
- a CDS encoding LamG-like jellyroll fold domain-containing protein: protein MGYHILKTCIKYILFIIFLISLVGNAHANTDQLVHYNWTADNGNTIIDNSGHGNNGINNGTTTFTLPTGGTARHFNGQSRITIPNDDQLAFTDPHITFGVFFRYNSSNPAGNTYLVSRGNTAFRISIDHTNSMLTYSVYADGHTIHARSGTRIQPNKDYEAIVTYDGSHAQLYLNGLANGLGVDYAAAALGPSYITENWTIGSSSDNTYGLNGTVYAFHLYNRTLNSSEILDLYAKDLRSIQHLRPGGIALSWDDSGHIQSCYRYLEIFQKYNATCTINVNAISTRAEAARELEELDALHSAGWEIALHGYNHKDSVRFLSNNTPATWLDQEIFPNIVEITRYGYPVYSFAYPYSSRNAVTDASIAPYFRTIRTRTPTLVNGNINETTEAYYNWDDTQLLYGVEIDDQAVGASLPSIENGIDYAIKTGSVLVLFGHAITPNVTGPYQVSTARLESILNYTCQNGGVFYRMGDLGNSSWKQVPRFSNVTANFTVSKNRIFAGENVTFTDYSKNHTTGLLDFGDNSPASSVTNVTHTYITWYLHI, encoded by the coding sequence ATGGGGTACCATATTCTTAAAACATGTATAAAATATATATTATTTATTATATTTTTAATAAGTCTGGTTGGCAATGCGCATGCAAATACAGACCAACTTGTACATTACAACTGGACTGCAGATAATGGAAATACCATAATTGACAATTCGGGGCATGGGAATAACGGAATAAACAATGGCACTACAACCTTTACTTTGCCAACTGGGGGGACAGCCAGACATTTCAACGGACAAAGCAGAATAACAATACCCAACGATGATCAACTGGCATTTACCGATCCGCATATTACATTTGGGGTATTCTTCCGTTATAATTCCAGCAACCCGGCTGGCAATACATATCTGGTTTCCAGAGGAAATACTGCGTTCAGGATCAGCATTGACCATACAAATTCTATGCTGACATATAGTGTTTATGCCGATGGTCATACTATTCACGCCAGAAGTGGAACCCGCATACAGCCCAACAAAGATTATGAAGCTATTGTCACATATGATGGGTCTCATGCTCAATTATACCTCAATGGACTTGCTAACGGGCTAGGGGTAGATTATGCAGCAGCGGCTTTAGGTCCGAGCTATATAACGGAGAACTGGACAATAGGGTCCTCCTCCGACAATACATACGGGCTAAACGGTACAGTATATGCTTTTCATTTATATAACCGAACACTAAATTCGTCAGAGATATTAGATTTATACGCAAAAGACCTCCGCAGTATACAGCATTTGAGACCAGGAGGCATTGCTCTATCCTGGGACGATTCAGGGCATATTCAATCCTGTTATCGATATTTAGAAATTTTCCAGAAGTATAATGCCACGTGCACAATTAATGTAAATGCTATAAGTACTCGGGCTGAGGCTGCCCGTGAGTTAGAAGAACTGGACGCGCTACATTCGGCAGGATGGGAAATAGCTCTGCACGGGTACAATCACAAAGACTCAGTTAGATTTTTAAGTAATAATACTCCTGCAACATGGTTAGATCAGGAGATATTCCCTAATATCGTAGAAATCACTCGTTATGGCTATCCGGTTTACTCCTTCGCATATCCCTATTCTAGCAGAAATGCAGTTACTGATGCATCAATAGCTCCTTATTTCCGGACAATAAGGACGAGAACCCCCACGTTAGTAAACGGCAATATAAATGAAACAACAGAAGCTTACTATAATTGGGATGATACTCAGCTTCTGTATGGCGTAGAGATTGACGACCAAGCTGTTGGTGCCAGCCTGCCGTCTATAGAAAACGGAATAGACTATGCAATAAAAACTGGAAGCGTGCTAGTACTGTTTGGGCATGCGATTACTCCAAATGTCACCGGACCATACCAGGTCTCAACTGCAAGGCTGGAATCAATCCTGAACTATACCTGTCAAAATGGTGGAGTATTTTATCGTATGGGAGATCTTGGAAACTCATCCTGGAAACAGGTGCCTAGGTTTTCTAATGTGACTGCAAATTTCACTGTCTCTAAAAATCGAATATTTGCCGGGGAAAATGTGACGTTTACAGATTACAGTAAAAACCATACAACCGGACTTCTTGATTTCGGGGACAATTCGCCTGCAAGCAGTGTTACAAATGTTACTCACACATATATCACCTGGTATTTACACATCTAA
- a CDS encoding pyridoxamine 5'-phosphate oxidase family protein: protein MVKELKDKIYDYLSNHYYLNLATVSPQGRPMAHTMAYISEGAVVYVTTNKNTRKVQNIMHNPYVAYTVDEDDPDWFDMQALQVEGKATIITDEEKLREIGEIMVAKFPVAADMPPDPDSIMIKIEPEVIYYLDYSVEFGHREQVNL from the coding sequence ATGGTAAAAGAGCTTAAAGATAAGATTTATGATTACCTTTCAAACCATTACTACCTGAACCTTGCAACAGTAAGCCCGCAGGGAAGGCCAATGGCCCATACAATGGCATACATATCCGAAGGTGCGGTTGTATATGTGACAACCAATAAAAATACCCGAAAAGTCCAGAATATTATGCACAATCCTTATGTGGCATATACCGTAGATGAGGATGACCCCGATTGGTTTGATATGCAGGCTCTTCAGGTTGAAGGCAAAGCAACAATAATTACGGATGAAGAAAAATTGCGAGAAATCGGGGAAATCATGGTAGCCAAATTTCCTGTCGCTGCAGACATGCCGCCTGACCCGGATAGCATCATGATAAAAATCGAGCCAGAAGTCATATATTACCTGGATTACAGCGTTGAGTTCGGGCACAGAGAACAGGTTAATCTCTGA
- a CDS encoding GAF domain-containing protein, which translates to MSKAFSNSARNGNGRQKACKYLNEVALSNALEMAKELISVINKVPVTVFLWRPEKYWPAEFVSENIKQFGYTVEEFTSGKLLFGNIVHPDDLERVERELLRRIDEDYVDFTQEYRILTKSGEIRWVEERTFIEADENGVVKYLKGIILDITERKRKEKLLYIQRDLGIALSTSSSLNETLETLLDSCLQIDEINAGGIYLIDEKTGDMTLTAYRGLSPNFVKYGSHYSANSPNTRLVMIGQPVYKQHIDLLLTSRDDALRHENLRAAAIIPVSSGDKIIAAFYLASSLEYEFPDSVRTVIETIAIQFGAFISRIRLEEKLKECKQEKKFLNKNAI; encoded by the coding sequence ATGTCTAAAGCGTTTTCGAACTCGGCCAGGAATGGGAATGGCAGGCAAAAAGCCTGTAAATACCTCAACGAAGTAGCATTAAGCAATGCTCTGGAAATGGCAAAGGAGCTGATATCCGTAATTAATAAAGTTCCTGTAACAGTTTTCCTCTGGAGACCGGAAAAGTACTGGCCTGCCGAGTTTGTATCAGAAAATATAAAGCAATTTGGATACACTGTAGAAGAATTTACATCCGGAAAACTCCTTTTTGGCAATATTGTACATCCTGATGATTTGGAAAGGGTTGAAAGAGAGCTCTTAAGAAGGATTGATGAGGATTATGTGGATTTTACCCAGGAGTACCGCATCCTGACAAAATCAGGAGAAATACGCTGGGTTGAAGAAAGAACGTTTATTGAAGCTGATGAGAATGGGGTTGTAAAGTACCTTAAGGGAATAATTCTGGATATTACTGAGCGAAAGCGAAAAGAAAAACTGCTCTACATTCAGAGAGACCTTGGCATTGCCCTCAGCACTTCCAGCTCCCTGAACGAGACCCTCGAGACACTGCTGGATTCCTGCCTTCAAATAGATGAAATCAATGCCGGAGGCATTTATCTAATAGATGAAAAAACTGGAGATATGACGCTTACTGCTTACCGCGGGCTTTCACCTAACTTTGTTAAGTATGGCTCCCATTACAGTGCGAATTCGCCGAACACCAGACTTGTTATGATAGGGCAGCCTGTTTACAAACAGCATATAGACCTTCTTCTTACCTCGAGAGATGATGCACTAAGGCATGAAAACCTCAGAGCTGCCGCAATTATCCCTGTGAGCTCAGGAGATAAAATTATTGCAGCTTTTTATCTCGCCTCAAGCCTCGAATACGAGTTTCCGGATAGCGTGCGCACTGTTATCGAAACCATCGCGATTCAATTTGGAGCCTTCATCTCCCGTATCCGCCTTGAGGAAAAACTGAAAGAATGTAAACAGGAGAAAAAGTTTTTAAATAAGAACGCTATTTAA
- a CDS encoding right-handed parallel beta-helix repeat-containing protein: MAWIHSRDEGKNWKKRKFYIIIFVFLIALDALIVYILIQSNPPDVPSNSIVWVAGDGSGNFTCDGIDDQVEINQALAYVAENPQLTTVYLKGPNTYVLSDTVFVGNETILEGDPAAVIKLIDHADWPVFKPMITQINSTGIHNVTVKGFEIDGNHDNNLDKKKGYGYYNMIHFRNCSDIRVHDMYMHDGHGEGLKVDNGYNITFYKNRINKTGHNGLFAENCQYVYGWDNNITVRTDSGFRLRNSNHVKIYDNEIDSFYHWSAGGAGILIEKTTGVVNDIEVYNNTIQKTYGPGIWLIGCFQSYPRDDAKNVHIYSNMFKSTGTNPTIDWVGGIVTSGFYDTLIENNTFDGVYHGAVIQMYPTGGTHIYPTYNNSGHIDLSPKGTGYTTIVRNNIIANTRQRSKDPAGTGYGVINYLPETHTIVLDNNCLYNNFAGNYLNCTSTTDIYIDPLFLNEDIGAGYSLEEHPKDINQTIISSAFRRMC; encoded by the coding sequence ATGGCTTGGATACATTCCAGGGATGAGGGGAAAAACTGGAAAAAAAGAAAGTTTTACATTATAATTTTCGTTTTCTTGATTGCGCTTGATGCACTTATTGTTTACATCCTGATTCAGTCCAATCCTCCAGATGTACCGTCAAACTCGATTGTTTGGGTAGCTGGTGATGGAAGTGGAAACTTCACATGTGATGGAATTGATGACCAGGTGGAAATAAACCAGGCTCTTGCCTACGTTGCAGAAAACCCGCAGCTCACAACGGTTTATTTGAAGGGTCCCAATACTTATGTTCTTTCAGATACTGTTTTCGTTGGAAATGAAACGATCCTGGAAGGCGATCCTGCGGCTGTAATTAAGCTTATAGACCACGCGGATTGGCCGGTGTTTAAGCCCATGATAACACAGATAAACAGTACAGGAATCCATAATGTTACTGTAAAAGGATTTGAAATTGATGGAAATCATGACAATAATCTGGATAAAAAGAAAGGATACGGATATTATAATATGATACACTTCCGCAATTGCAGTGATATTCGGGTTCATGATATGTATATGCACGATGGGCATGGAGAAGGATTGAAAGTAGACAATGGTTATAATATCACGTTTTATAAAAATCGTATAAACAAGACGGGGCATAACGGACTTTTTGCTGAAAATTGCCAGTACGTATATGGCTGGGACAATAATATAACCGTCAGGACTGACAGCGGTTTCAGGTTAAGAAACTCAAACCATGTAAAAATCTATGATAATGAGATTGACTCATTTTATCATTGGAGTGCAGGCGGCGCTGGAATTCTGATTGAGAAAACTACAGGTGTTGTTAATGATATAGAAGTATATAATAATACTATCCAGAAAACATATGGGCCTGGAATCTGGTTGATAGGTTGTTTTCAATCTTATCCCAGGGATGACGCGAAGAATGTCCATATTTATTCCAATATGTTCAAAAGCACGGGTACAAATCCGACTATTGACTGGGTTGGAGGTATAGTAACAAGCGGATTTTACGATACTCTTATCGAAAATAATACTTTTGACGGGGTGTATCACGGTGCAGTTATTCAAATGTATCCTACAGGTGGCACTCACATTTATCCTACATATAATAACTCAGGTCACATTGACCTCTCACCTAAAGGTACAGGATATACAACAATTGTCCGCAATAATATTATCGCAAACACCAGACAGCGTAGTAAAGATCCTGCCGGAACAGGGTATGGAGTAATAAATTATCTCCCTGAAACACATACTATTGTGCTGGATAATAACTGTCTATACAATAACTTTGCAGGTAATTACTTGAACTGCACATCAACTACTGATATCTATATAGATCCTCTCTTCTTAAATGAGGACATTGGTGCCGGATACTCTCTAGAGGAGCATCCGAAAGATATCAATCAAACTATCATATCATCCGCTTTTAGAAGAATGTGCTAA
- a CDS encoding carotenoid biosynthesis protein, whose product MPLINLYFLTFEALILVLFLVCLHNACQRGFWVVWQLLAGVFFGLLLEWATIQQLNAYEYGNFLAMLGPVPAVIGVAWGTIIYSVRSFSDKTNLPEWARPVLDGLMALNIDLSVDAVAIRLGMWDWGKGLDYQYFGVPYNNFWAWFWVVFSFSASLRLLSKLPGLWGRWFSPAGAILCGTAGVLITNELITSIPNELIHYATIIAVLGSALILVLVLRPEVSTQPHDAFVFLVPLGFHAYFLIAGLVSNAILDPPFLLVVSMAMCIIALWLHRNALNNWYRSNAVAPEDTGSSRKEYNTFKKT is encoded by the coding sequence ATGCCCTTGATAAATCTGTACTTTCTTACCTTCGAGGCTCTGATTTTAGTTCTCTTTCTGGTCTGTCTGCATAATGCATGTCAACGAGGTTTCTGGGTAGTCTGGCAACTTCTTGCCGGGGTGTTCTTCGGATTGCTTCTCGAATGGGCTACAATCCAGCAGCTCAATGCTTATGAATACGGAAATTTTCTGGCAATGCTCGGGCCTGTCCCTGCAGTGATTGGGGTGGCATGGGGAACTATTATTTATAGCGTTCGCTCCTTTTCCGATAAAACCAACCTTCCAGAATGGGCACGACCTGTGCTTGATGGTCTGATGGCTCTGAACATCGACCTCTCTGTGGACGCAGTAGCCATCCGCCTGGGCATGTGGGATTGGGGAAAAGGGCTTGATTATCAGTACTTCGGCGTTCCTTATAATAACTTCTGGGCATGGTTCTGGGTTGTGTTCTCATTTTCAGCAAGTCTTCGATTGCTATCAAAGCTCCCTGGCCTCTGGGGACGCTGGTTCTCCCCTGCAGGAGCTATTCTCTGCGGCACTGCAGGTGTGCTTATTACCAATGAGCTAATTACCAGCATTCCCAATGAATTGATACATTATGCTACTATTATTGCAGTTTTAGGAAGCGCTCTGATATTGGTTTTAGTATTACGCCCAGAGGTCTCGACCCAGCCCCATGATGCATTTGTCTTTCTTGTGCCTCTAGGATTTCATGCTTATTTCCTGATAGCAGGGTTAGTCTCAAACGCTATCCTTGACCCACCTTTTCTGCTAGTGGTAAGTATGGCTATGTGCATTATAGCACTTTGGCTTCACCGAAACGCCCTAAATAACTGGTATAGGTCTAATGCTGTGGCTCCTGAAGACACAGGCAGTAGCAGGAAGGAGTATAATACTTTTAAAAAGACCTGA
- a CDS encoding PGF-pre-PGF domain-containing protein, translating to MLLTHISPGIYTSNLTVANDVSTDSMLKKITVVQAAAPVPDFTSNCTTGPRPLTVTFNDTSTGLPETWSWDFGDGNKSAIQNPTHEYSKAGNYSVTLTVANRIGSNSIKKVDYITVLPQPPSSNFCSNVTNGVIPLTVQFNDTSTGSPTAWRWDFGDGNASFEQNPVNTYFSAGTYNVNLIVSNIDGSSSKTATITAFGSDNSGGGRSSSGGWGSGSPEPAKNIKVKELSQAYITGGKPVRFEFQRNVTAIVYLNFDAKKTAGRTTTIVEMLKDKSTLTPNAPEGEVCDYFNIWVGNGGYGSDEENFENAVICFKVDKSWIQEKGIDKTSISLNRYDDKKWSELPAILLREDNRYLYFTAETPGFSPFAITGKLIAKEHSFEILSEPETKNPEYHTPNITADAEHAPGKKEKIAGIPGFEWIYCIIGLLAGFVYMRK from the coding sequence ATGTTACTCACACATATATCACCTGGTATTTACACATCTAATCTAACGGTAGCAAATGACGTTTCCACAGATTCCATGCTCAAGAAAATCACGGTTGTGCAGGCTGCTGCTCCGGTCCCAGATTTCACCAGTAATTGCACAACAGGACCCAGGCCTTTGACTGTGACTTTCAATGATACATCAACAGGACTTCCGGAAACCTGGTCATGGGATTTCGGGGACGGAAATAAGTCAGCGATCCAGAACCCGACTCATGAGTATTCGAAAGCTGGAAACTATTCAGTTACTTTGACCGTAGCAAACAGAATAGGATCGAACTCTATAAAGAAAGTAGATTACATAACAGTATTGCCACAACCCCCTTCATCTAATTTCTGCTCAAATGTAACGAACGGAGTTATTCCATTAACGGTTCAGTTTAATGACACCAGTACAGGATCTCCGACTGCATGGAGATGGGATTTTGGAGATGGAAATGCTTCATTCGAGCAAAATCCAGTGAATACATATTTTTCAGCAGGAACCTACAACGTTAACCTGATAGTTAGTAATATCGATGGAAGCTCTTCAAAAACGGCTACAATAACAGCATTTGGAAGTGATAATTCAGGCGGAGGGAGAAGCAGTTCAGGCGGATGGGGGAGTGGTTCCCCTGAACCTGCAAAGAATATAAAAGTAAAGGAACTTTCCCAGGCTTACATTACAGGCGGAAAGCCTGTAAGGTTTGAGTTCCAAAGGAACGTTACTGCTATTGTTTATTTAAACTTTGATGCAAAGAAGACGGCTGGCAGGACAACGACTATTGTTGAGATGTTGAAAGATAAATCCACGCTTACACCCAACGCACCCGAAGGCGAAGTCTGCGATTACTTTAATATCTGGGTAGGAAATGGTGGATATGGAAGTGATGAAGAAAATTTCGAAAATGCAGTCATATGTTTCAAAGTTGACAAATCCTGGATTCAGGAGAAAGGCATTGACAAGACTTCAATTTCCCTTAATAGGTACGATGACAAAAAATGGAGTGAACTTCCAGCTATCTTGCTTAGAGAAGATAACAGATACCTGTATTTCACAGCCGAAACCCCTGGATTTTCACCTTTTGCAATAACAGGCAAGCTCATAGCAAAAGAACATTCATTTGAAATTCTGTCTGAGCCTGAAACTAAAAATCCAGAATATCATACGCCGAATATAACAGCAGATGCTGAACACGCTCCAGGGAAAAAGGAAAAAATCGCAGGCATTCCTGGGTTTGAATGGATTTACTGTATTATCGGGCTGCTTGCAGGATTTGTGTATATGAGAAAGTAA
- a CDS encoding type II CAAX prenyl endopeptidase Rce1 family protein, with product MDRKVLRNTVIFIILVLLSGWIGVLVDSILPEQPDDNSLGMGIWLVLPMLIAVVITIFSKGSWKDFGFKPNIKGNIKWYLIAVLIFPVVTAFVLIIGVTAKWIDLSTFDLRTLTIVFSSTLLFNFFKNIFDGAPLHSYLTSQLIKLNQNDWKIYLIVGGTWGTWHLPYYLVFLPETDLQAVLPGSRAVIPVFMIMIIVCWAVMFIELFRVTKSIWSGVVLHMVEDSLINPLVISGFISIAAGKEILISPIAGIITTILYLLIGLGIRTYRLQASRMPLVDGESVNKNQSMDNNI from the coding sequence TTGGATAGAAAAGTTCTTCGTAATACTGTCATATTTATTATTCTTGTTCTTCTCAGTGGCTGGATAGGTGTTCTTGTAGACTCTATTCTTCCCGAGCAACCAGATGACAATTCTCTTGGCATGGGGATATGGCTGGTATTGCCCATGTTGATTGCAGTTGTAATCACTATCTTCTCAAAGGGCAGCTGGAAAGATTTTGGTTTCAAGCCTAATATCAAAGGAAACATAAAATGGTACTTGATTGCTGTTTTGATTTTTCCTGTTGTAACAGCATTCGTTCTGATAATCGGAGTTACAGCAAAGTGGATTGACTTATCGACTTTCGACCTCAGGACTCTAACCATAGTTTTTTCCAGTACACTATTATTTAATTTCTTTAAAAATATTTTTGACGGCGCCCCTTTACATAGTTATCTAACTTCTCAACTAATAAAATTAAATCAAAACGATTGGAAAATATATCTCATTGTTGGCGGTACCTGGGGAACCTGGCATCTTCCATATTATCTTGTCTTTTTACCTGAAACCGATCTCCAGGCAGTATTACCGGGCAGCCGAGCTGTAATTCCCGTTTTCATGATTATGATAATTGTATGCTGGGCAGTGATGTTTATTGAGCTTTTCAGGGTAACAAAATCGATTTGGTCGGGCGTTGTGTTGCATATGGTAGAGGATTCGCTAATAAATCCTTTAGTTATATCAGGTTTCATCAGTATTGCAGCAGGAAAAGAAATTCTTATTTCCCCAATAGCCGGAATTATCACTACAATTCTTTATTTGTTAATCGGACTTGGGATAAGAACTTATAGATTACAGGCAAGCAGAATGCCTCTAGTTGATGGAGAATCAGTGAATAAAAATCAGTCAATGGATAATAATATTTGA